One part of the Syntrophales bacterium genome encodes these proteins:
- a CDS encoding AAA family ATPase: MTHPKLVETMSKPEFYPHMPERVELIQTHASYIFIAGDCVYKVKKAVDFGFLDFTDLDKRKYFCHEELRLNQRLAPETYLEVVGIGEDVGGNIVLGRGEHIVEYAVKMRKLPQERMLKKLLAAGEVDVSIMEAIARKLVDFHRNAATGDRINLTGGIETIRRNHDENFAQTKPYLEITIPEYQYRFIKSYADDFMDKKEALFRKRVADHKIRDCHGDLHLEHICITDSIVIFDCIEFNERFRFEDVAAEVAFLVMDLDYNGYTEYADAFVRAYIGYAGDGDIHTLLNFYRCYYAYVRGKVTSFMIDDKTMREEGRRVAVEAASRYFDLAYTYAARLEKPTLILMAGLMGTGKSVLARNIAPRLGAEVIRTDVLRKKIFHLAPTERHYEDFGKGIYSDEVSRRTYEKALAIACEKLQEGRSVIIDASYKRREERMKAARAAEKALADFFVIECICPEEVIKERLHARTSDSDETSDGRWELFQTQKGDFDEITEIPEKNHLIIDTSPKPEESAQRTIWQIKRKEARGKRR; encoded by the coding sequence ATGACCCATCCGAAATTGGTCGAGACGATGAGCAAACCAGAATTCTATCCCCACATGCCGGAGAGGGTTGAACTAATCCAGACCCATGCCTCATACATATTTATCGCGGGGGATTGTGTTTACAAGGTCAAGAAGGCCGTTGATTTCGGTTTTCTTGATTTTACCGACCTCGATAAAAGGAAGTACTTCTGTCATGAAGAACTGAGGCTCAACCAGAGGCTGGCCCCGGAGACGTATCTTGAGGTTGTCGGGATCGGTGAGGATGTGGGTGGCAACATCGTCCTGGGAAGGGGAGAACATATCGTTGAATATGCCGTCAAGATGAGGAAACTCCCCCAGGAGAGGATGTTGAAAAAACTGCTCGCCGCGGGGGAGGTTGATGTTTCCATCATGGAAGCCATCGCCAGAAAGCTGGTGGACTTCCACAGGAACGCAGCGACGGGGGACAGGATCAATCTGACAGGGGGGATAGAGACGATCCGCCGCAACCACGACGAAAATTTTGCCCAGACAAAACCCTATCTCGAGATAACCATCCCTGAATACCAGTACCGGTTTATCAAATCCTATGCCGATGACTTTATGGATAAAAAGGAGGCCCTCTTCAGGAAAAGGGTGGCGGACCATAAAATCAGGGATTGCCATGGAGACCTGCACCTTGAGCATATCTGCATCACCGACAGCATTGTCATATTTGACTGTATCGAGTTTAACGAACGGTTCAGGTTTGAGGATGTGGCTGCCGAGGTGGCCTTCTTAGTCATGGACTTAGACTACAACGGTTACACGGAGTATGCCGATGCCTTTGTAAGGGCCTATATCGGATATGCCGGTGATGGTGATATCCATACCCTTCTCAATTTTTACAGATGCTACTACGCCTATGTGCGGGGTAAGGTCACGAGCTTCATGATAGATGATAAGACCATGCGAGAGGAAGGACGTCGGGTAGCTGTGGAGGCTGCCTCTCGTTATTTTGATCTGGCTTACACTTATGCTGCCCGCTTGGAAAAGCCGACCCTGATCCTGATGGCAGGACTGATGGGAACGGGAAAGAGCGTCCTGGCCAGAAATATTGCCCCCCGCCTTGGCGCCGAGGTCATTCGCACCGACGTTCTGCGTAAGAAGATTTTCCACCTCGCGCCCACGGAACGCCATTACGAAGATTTTGGCAAAGGCATATATTCCGATGAGGTCTCCCGGAGGACTTATGAAAAGGCGCTTGCCATAGCATGTGAAAAGCTCCAGGAGGGCAGATCGGTCATTATTGATGCTTCCTACAAAAGACGAGAAGAACGAATGAAGGCAGCGAGGGCGGCGGAAAAAGCCCTTGCCGACTTCTTTGTTATTGAGTGCATCTGCCCGGAAGAGGTCATTAAAGAGCGTCTTCATGCGAGGACGTCTGATTCGGACGAGACCTCGGACGGACGGTGGGAGCTTTTCCAGACCCAGAAGGGTGATTTTGACGAGATTACAGAGATTCCAGAAAAGAATCATCTGATCATAGATACCTCCCCGAAACCTGAGGAATCCGCACAAAGGACTATCTGGCAGATAAAGAGGAAAGAGGCGAGGGGCAAGAGGCGATAG
- a CDS encoding AAA family ATPase — MNRNLTIAVTGKGGTGKTVISSIMISLLSQQDGHLKILAIDADPAMSLSSALGIRVRKTVGDIREEVYRDSLQPTPGSVSLDLMIENQLWGIVEKTPDFQFLSVGRPEGPGCYCLINDMMRHMLDKMYGKFDYTVIDCEAGMEHISRRTIRNMDFLFIVTDPTKRGTETAKAIEALAKKLEVRFARSCLIVNKVTEQDRDFCRESGMAIMGTIPLDENITRYDREGKPFLFLPDDSPAVIAIAELMTRTVSSTGESSWKMCCHKYSLTLPPTSRSTRSSLKGKSGRQ; from the coding sequence TTGAACAGAAATCTCACCATAGCCGTTACGGGGAAGGGAGGTACGGGAAAGACCGTTATCTCCTCAATAATGATCTCTCTACTGTCCCAGCAAGATGGACACCTTAAGATTCTGGCCATAGATGCCGATCCGGCTATGAGTCTCAGTAGTGCCTTAGGGATAAGGGTGAGGAAAACCGTGGGTGACATCCGGGAGGAAGTCTACAGGGATTCCCTCCAACCCACGCCAGGCAGCGTCTCGCTGGACCTGATGATAGAAAATCAACTCTGGGGCATAGTGGAAAAGACACCTGATTTCCAGTTCCTCTCGGTGGGACGACCTGAAGGGCCGGGGTGTTACTGTCTCATCAATGATATGATGCGTCACATGCTCGACAAAATGTACGGGAAGTTTGACTATACTGTCATTGATTGCGAAGCGGGCATGGAGCACATAAGTCGCCGCACCATACGTAACATGGATTTCCTCTTTATAGTCACCGATCCTACAAAAAGGGGAACGGAAACGGCAAAGGCGATCGAGGCACTGGCAAAGAAATTAGAAGTCAGATTTGCAAGATCCTGCCTGATAGTCAACAAGGTAACCGAGCAAGACCGTGATTTCTGCAGGGAATCGGGGATGGCAATCATGGGCACCATTCCGCTCGATGAAAATATAACCAGATACGACCGGGAAGGGAAACCGTTTCTCTTCCTCCCTGACGATTCCCCTGCCGTCATTGCCATAGCAGAGCTGATGACCAGAACTGTTTCCTCAACAGGGGAAAGCTCATGGAAAATGTGTTGCCACAAATATTCTCTAACCTTACCTCCTACCTCTCGGAGTACAAGGTCGTCTCTGAAGGGGAAATCAGGCAGGCAATAG
- a CDS encoding outer membrane protein assembly factor BamD: MCRKKVFLFILALLLSLSGCAWWKRADMTKATPEALYQQGYNHYGKGRYDKAIKLFQRVKEEYPLSQVALLAEIGIADSHFSQGEYAEAEMTYNDFINLHPTNENLPYAIYQLGMCHYKQMSSIDRDQSETWKARKEFERLISRFPGSKFSFLAEKKLRDCKKRLGEHEFYVGNFYFKKKRYKAALGRFETITRDYANLGLDYKVSYFIRETKKHLAEEEAPKKSPETTPSPQGPGAPW, encoded by the coding sequence GTGTGTCGTAAGAAAGTTTTTCTGTTTATCCTTGCCCTGCTGCTCTCTCTGTCCGGATGTGCCTGGTGGAAACGTGCCGACATGACCAAGGCTACACCCGAAGCTCTCTACCAGCAGGGGTATAACCACTACGGGAAGGGTCGTTACGATAAGGCCATCAAACTCTTCCAGAGGGTGAAAGAGGAATATCCCTTGAGTCAGGTTGCCCTCCTTGCTGAGATAGGTATCGCCGATTCCCATTTCAGTCAAGGTGAATATGCGGAAGCTGAAATGACCTATAATGATTTTATCAATCTCCATCCGACGAATGAAAACCTCCCCTATGCGATATATCAGCTCGGTATGTGTCATTATAAACAGATGTCCAGTATAGATAGAGATCAGTCAGAGACATGGAAGGCACGGAAAGAATTTGAAAGACTGATCTCCCGCTTTCCCGGCAGCAAATTCTCCTTCCTGGCAGAAAAAAAGCTCAGGGATTGCAAAAAAAGACTCGGTGAACATGAGTTTTACGTGGGAAACTTCTACTTCAAGAAGAAGAGATATAAAGCGGCCTTGGGAAGATTTGAAACGATTACAAGAGACTACGCAAACCTCGGTCTCGATTACAAGGTAAGTTACTTCATCCGTGAGACCAAAAAACATCTCGCCGAGGAAGAAGCCCCAAAAAAATCGCCAGAGACAACACCCTCCCCCCAGGGTCCAGGGGCTCCCTGGTAA
- the trxA gene encoding thioredoxin → MEKESPLIHVNENNFDEEILKSEKPALVDFWAPWCGPCKTIGPIIADLAEEYRGRVKVTKLNVDDNPNKAAAYGIKSIPTLILFKDGKVLDTLVGLVAKDRLIEFVNKGL, encoded by the coding sequence ATGGAAAAGGAAAGTCCCTTAATCCATGTTAATGAGAATAACTTTGATGAGGAAATCCTTAAATCGGAAAAGCCTGCCCTGGTTGATTTCTGGGCTCCCTGGTGTGGCCCCTGCAAGACGATAGGCCCGATTATCGCCGACCTCGCAGAGGAATACAGAGGGCGCGTCAAGGTTACGAAACTCAATGTGGATGACAATCCCAATAAAGCGGCGGCATATGGCATAAAGAGCATACCGACCCTTATTCTGTTTAAAGATGGGAAGGTGCTGGATACGCTTGTTGGCCTGGTAGCGAAGGATCGTCTGATAGAATTTGTCAACAAGGGTTTATAA
- a CDS encoding MTAP family purine nucleoside phosphorylase: MEPLGIIAGSAFFQRREIFGPLEEKMVENEFGQAIVFLSDTVILVPRHGKEPPHYILPHLINHQANLRALRDFGVREVIGINSTGSLRRGLKPGTIVVPHDFIMLFGGPTIFSVEPVHITPVLSEDLRQRLIDAAIECGFDVVREGIYWQTRGPRLETKAEIAMMSQFADLVGMTMASEAVVAKELDVSYAALCSVDNYGHGLGERELTMEEISQHAARNAEAMTRIITSYMERRKG; encoded by the coding sequence ATGGAACCTCTCGGCATCATAGCCGGTTCGGCGTTCTTCCAGAGGAGGGAGATTTTTGGGCCCCTGGAGGAAAAGATGGTGGAAAATGAGTTCGGCCAGGCCATTGTCTTCCTTTCCGATACAGTTATCCTTGTACCGAGGCATGGTAAAGAACCCCCGCATTATATCCTCCCCCATCTGATCAATCATCAGGCCAACCTGAGGGCATTGAGAGACTTTGGAGTTAGAGAAGTCATCGGGATCAATTCCACCGGTTCTCTGAGACGAGGACTAAAACCCGGGACGATCGTTGTCCCCCATGACTTTATCATGCTTTTTGGAGGGCCGACCATCTTTTCCGTAGAACCTGTCCACATTACGCCGGTCCTGAGTGAAGATCTCCGTCAGAGACTCATTGACGCAGCTATTGAATGCGGTTTTGATGTCGTCAGGGAAGGTATCTACTGGCAGACCAGAGGGCCAAGGCTGGAAACAAAGGCTGAAATCGCGATGATGTCGCAATTTGCGGATCTTGTGGGAATGACAATGGCCAGTGAGGCGGTAGTTGCAAAAGAACTGGATGTATCTTATGCGGCTCTCTGTTCGGTGGATAATTATGGTCATGGCCTCGGGGAGAGGGAGTTAACCATGGAAGAGATATCGCAGCATGCCGCCAGAAATGCCGAGGCAATGACAAGAATTATCACGAGCTATATGGAAAGGAGAAAGGGATGA
- a CDS encoding cob(I)yrinic acid a,c-diamide adenosyltransferase — protein MKFSQKGDGGETSLLGGQRIPKYDPRPDTYGTLDEASSALGVARAMAKNGKVKEIILSVQKDLLTIGADLSALPADVHLLKRRIGEGDVVCLEEIIDDLQKDVKLKGEFIYPGETVVSAQIDVGRTIIRRAERKAGRLKMEGLIANDEILRYLNRLADMLFVLARFEEQTSLVDSR, from the coding sequence ATGAAATTTTCCCAGAAAGGGGACGGCGGCGAGACAAGTTTACTCGGCGGACAGCGGATTCCGAAATACGATCCGAGACCGGATACCTACGGGACACTGGATGAAGCCAGCTCCGCTCTCGGTGTGGCTAGAGCGATGGCAAAAAATGGTAAGGTGAAGGAGATTATCCTCAGTGTCCAGAAGGATTTGCTTACCATAGGGGCGGACCTCTCCGCCCTGCCTGCCGATGTTCATCTGTTGAAGAGGAGAATCGGTGAGGGTGATGTCGTCTGTTTAGAGGAAATTATTGATGATCTGCAAAAGGATGTAAAATTAAAGGGTGAATTTATCTATCCGGGGGAGACAGTGGTGTCTGCCCAGATTGATGTGGGGAGAACAATTATCAGGAGGGCGGAGAGGAAGGCCGGAAGGCTCAAAATGGAGGGCCTGATCGCCAATGACGAGATCCTCAGGTACCTCAATCGCCTGGCCGACATGCTCTTTGTCCTGGCAAGATTTGAGGAACAGACGAGTCTGGTGGATTCGAGGTGA
- a CDS encoding GIY-YIG nuclease family protein, which translates to MDIFDPTEKAVFLERPNRFTMVCRLNREVVREAKDRGSYLLILRLPERVSREVGKLGEVVFKEGYYIYVGSARKNLSRRIQRHKRAQKKLFWHIDYLRAIAEFHAALPVRTEDRLECEIAHAVKGIADWEVPRFGSSDCSCNSHLFGMLKDPFQSVAFISLLTYFGADRLMGE; encoded by the coding sequence TTGGATATTTTCGATCCCACAGAGAAAGCGGTGTTCCTTGAGAGGCCAAACCGTTTTACCATGGTTTGCAGGCTAAACAGAGAGGTGGTGAGGGAGGCCAAAGACAGGGGGAGTTACCTCCTCATTCTCAGGCTTCCCGAAAGGGTCAGTAGAGAGGTGGGAAAACTCGGTGAAGTGGTATTTAAAGAGGGGTACTATATCTATGTTGGTTCGGCCAGGAAAAATCTATCCAGGCGTATCCAGAGACACAAAAGGGCGCAAAAGAAGCTCTTCTGGCATATTGATTATCTGAGGGCAATTGCCGAATTTCACGCCGCCCTCCCCGTGCGCACGGAAGACCGCCTTGAATGCGAAATTGCCCATGCTGTAAAAGGAATCGCCGACTGGGAGGTACCCCGCTTTGGTTCCTCAGATTGCTCCTGCAATTCTCACCTCTTCGGGATGTTAAAAGATCCCTTCCAATCTGTCGCATTCATCTCTCTCCTTACATATTTCGGGGCAGATAGACTGATGGGGGAATGA
- the hemC gene encoding hydroxymethylbilane synthase: MAMEIKGRLRIGTRGSDLALKQTHGVAERLKEKFPGLLVEITVIKTKGDIMQDVSLVKIGGKGVFVREIEEALLRDEIDIAVHSMKDVPVELPDGLEIGAMTEREDPRDVLISRDGRKLDELPHGARIGTGSLRRGFQMKNLLPAIEIVPLRGNLNTRIRKVETDNLDGVVVAAAGIRRMGWVHRVSQFIPVEMMLPAAGQGAIGIELRRDDKRVRDTVSFINHPSSWLEVTAERSFLNGLGGGCRLPIAAYGKRHGDDLVLMGLVGDKDGRVMIRDTVRGRIEEGEALGKKLADNISSRGGREILESVISHKS, translated from the coding sequence ATGGCAATGGAGATTAAAGGGCGATTGAGAATAGGGACACGGGGTAGCGATCTGGCACTGAAACAGACGCACGGCGTGGCGGAGAGGCTAAAGGAGAAATTTCCCGGCTTGCTGGTAGAAATTACCGTGATTAAAACTAAGGGGGACATCATGCAGGATGTCTCCCTCGTTAAGATAGGCGGGAAGGGTGTTTTTGTCAGGGAGATTGAGGAAGCGCTTCTCCGGGATGAGATTGATATTGCTGTGCACAGCATGAAAGATGTTCCTGTTGAACTTCCCGATGGTTTAGAGATTGGAGCCATGACGGAGAGAGAGGACCCCCGGGATGTCCTGATCTCGAGAGACGGCAGAAAGCTGGATGAACTTCCCCACGGCGCCCGCATCGGAACCGGCTCATTGCGAAGGGGGTTTCAGATGAAAAATCTCTTGCCGGCAATTGAAATCGTTCCTCTCAGGGGTAACCTGAATACAAGGATAAGGAAAGTGGAAACGGATAACCTCGACGGCGTTGTCGTTGCCGCAGCAGGGATAAGGAGGATGGGATGGGTTCATCGGGTATCTCAGTTTATACCGGTAGAGATGATGTTGCCCGCCGCCGGGCAGGGGGCAATTGGTATAGAACTCCGCAGGGATGATAAAAGGGTGAGAGATACCGTCTCCTTTATTAACCATCCATCGTCGTGGCTGGAAGTGACCGCGGAGAGGTCCTTTTTAAATGGGCTGGGTGGAGGTTGCCGCCTACCCATTGCCGCCTACGGGAAGAGGCACGGCGATGATCTGGTATTGATGGGTCTTGTGGGGGATAAGGACGGCCGTGTGATGATCAGGGATACTGTCAGAGGGCGTATTGAAGAAGGCGAGGCGCTGGGTAAGAAGCTGGCCGATAACATCTCATCAAGGGGTGGACGGGAGATACTGGAATCAGTCATCAGTCATAAGTCGTAA